ccttgctccatcacacaccTTTTCTATTTCTCAAGATCTTGTATAGGGTCTGAAATCCCCGAGGACCTGTGGAAGTTTTTAAATCCATGACTTTTTCAAAATCTTCCAGAACTTGAACATGGATGAAAGTGCACTAAGTGACTTAGCACCTAGTGTAGGCATGGACAagtcatgttttaaaatgttttccctgCTAGGGTTAACAATGACCACATAGCATGTTTTTAAACATGAATATCTATGACCATACTAAGAGGAAAACCAGGTTTATCATGTAAGTTATGACAGATTAGTTTAGTTTTATTGTATTGCAGTAGTCCTGGTCATGGCTAGGCGTTATACAAACATGTTCAGTTAATATGTTTTCTAACATGGTACATTTTTTCAAGTGCAGACAAGATCTAAGGAGTCCAATCACCAACACGAGAATTTCCATCCCAAGAAGATGACCCACATTTATGAATGAAATCTAGGCCTCCTGTGTGGCTGTGCAGAACAATAATGCTAGGTCAGTGAGACGGTCTCATGAACTCTCATTTGAACACCTTTATAGGTTACTTTGAACTAATTTTGCAAGGCCATATTCAGGAACTATTTACTTTGCTGTTTGTTGCTGCAATCAGCACTGCTGCTACCGCCCCAGCATAGCAGGGATGACACACAGCCTTTAAAAACGCAGCCAAGCAAAGACAGAAGAAACGAGCAAAGCACAAACATTCAAAGTTTTTTAACCTACCTTTTAGGAGATGAAACACTGCAAACAGGAGGAGTGCAGCGGCTATGGAATTGACAGAAGAAGAATGCACAAAGAGAAGACATAAAAAAAAGACAGGAAAAGAGGTCAGTGATTTCCTACAACCCCAGAAAAATGCATGGAAGGAGCCTAGGGAGAAACACAGAATAAGGTTTGAACAATGCCCGAAAAAGAAAAGAGGAGGACAGGTTAACAATATTCCTCATTTAGCATCAGTTCTCCTGTTCTCCTGTCAACCCTCAGTCCGTTTCCTTCCTGCTGTGTGGTTAGAGCTATCAGAATGTTAGGGGAACAATTCATATCTGCTGTGTGGCTCACTCACTATCAAGCAAGTTTGGATAAGGGAATCTGAGTTCTCTCAAAGACTTGAGAGAGAGCTTCTGTTGCACCTGCTTTTGCCTACCTAACGTCCAACGTCAAACCTACTCCATGGTCTCTCTTCCAGAGATCATTCAGAGATTATGGTATATCCCAGCAAATGGCACAGAAAAGGTGAAAACTTTTCATTAGCCAGTGACTCTGCTTGTTGCTCTCACCTGGCGATGATCGTACCTTGCTTGGAAGAAATCTAAGACTGCACCTTTGTTGCTCTGGGCTGACTACTGATAAGTCATTTCTTAGCCAGTAGCAGCTCCCGGCTTCTTCACTCCctaacacactctctctctgaaAAACATACACACCAGCTGTCTTAACTCTTTTGCCCTTCCCCAACTGGGAGGAAACCAGTGATATACCTGACTGTCACATACTTAGTGCTTCCAGTGTGGTGCATCAAAAACAGTGGTCTGGAGGCCCTGGTAACTACTAAAGCTGCCCTGTTCAAAGTTTCTAACCAACACTCCAGTAGACAGAAGCCTTGAAAGGTATGCTTAGATTCCATGACAAGGGAAGGTGCTGATTCTTTAGAGATCTGACCAACATGAAGAGGGCACACATCAAGGTCTACAGGAGAAATACAGAAAGGATGTTAACAGGATGTAGGATTCTGAGAACAAGCAGCTGGAAAGGAATATCCGCCTTATGAAGAGATGAATAGCAGCATACAAGAGCACCATCAAGACTGGTGTTATTTCATAGGCCAACAtatgacataagaacggccatactgcgtgaaaccaaaggtccatctagcccagcatcctgtcttctgacagtggccagtgccaagtgccccagagggaatgaaaagaacaggtgaTCTGTCCCCTGTCattcattcccagtttctggcaaacagactagggacaccattcctgcccatcctggctaatagccattgatggacctatcctccacgaacttatctagttatttttttaactctgttatagtcttggccttcacaacatcctctggcaaagagttccacagattgactgtgcattgtgtgaaaaaaatacttccttttcttttaaacctgctgcctattaatttcattgggtgacccctagttcttgtgttacaagaaggcgtaaatagcacttccttatttactttctctacaccagtcgtGATTTTTTGACTGATGTTGTACACTGAgttgatgttttcagaaaactatccacaatgactccaagatctctttcttgagtggtaagaactaatttagaccccatcattttatatatattgtggcaaagttcctcctctcctctagtaggtcctgcgcttattggcggatttcctcccctcagtggtcttccccttggatgaaacccacagtctggatcacctcctcctatgtctgattaggagtagtgaggcttggggggaacccgggcccgccctctactccgggttccagcccagggccctgtgaattgcagcagtctctatagtgctacttgtaaccgctgcttgaccgctacagctccctgggctacttccccatagcctccttcaaacacctttcttatcctcaccataggatcctcctggtgtctgatactgcttgattgtatggtgtttcctcaatcctccagtagtacaccctctcagttcttagttccttgtgtctctggctcccagctcctcatacgcccttccttcctctggctcctcctccttcacTGGAGTGAGTTCCTcttttttataccaggtgccctgattagcctgccctgattggctgcaggtgctccaatcaatgtagctctctccggtgccttctagaaagttcttaattggccccaggtgccttgattagcctggagcaactgccattttggttcccatggtactagggatttgcttagcctggggctaacatacctgttcctgagtactttcctgtagccatccggccttgctccatcacaatatagttgggattatgttttccaacatgcattactttgcatttatcaacattaaatttcatctgccattttgttgcccagtcacccagttttgagagatccttttgtagttttTGGGAtgtaactgtcttgagtaattttgtattatctgcaaattttgccacctcactgtttactcctttttccagatcatttatgaaaatgttgaataggactggtcccaatacagacctctgggggacaccactatttacctctctccattctgaaaactgaccatttattcctaccctttgtttcctatcttttaaccagttaccaatccatgaaattccctcttatcccatgaccgcttactttgctttagagcctttggtgagggaccttgtcaaaggctttctgaaaatctaagtacattatatccactgcatcccccttgtccgcatgtttgttgaccccctcaaagaattctaggagatggtgaggcatgatttccctttactaaaaccatgttgactcttccccaacaaattatgttcatctatacatctgacaatattgttctttactatagtttcaaccagtttgcccagtactgaagtcacgcttactggcctgtaattgccgggatcacctttggagccctttttaaaaactggcatcacattagctgaATAGCAGaattccagtcatttggtacagaagctgatttaaatgataggttacagactgcaGTTAGTAGTtcagcaatttcacatttgagttccttcagaactcttgggtgaataccatctggtcctggtgacttattactgtttaaatttatcaatttgttccaaaacctcctctaatgacacctcaatctgggacagttcctcagatttgtcacctaaaaagaatggatcagatttgggaatctccctcacatcctctgccatGAGCGCTTGAGTGCATcctcgtccttgagtgctcctttagcatcttgatcatccagtggccccactggttgtttagcaggcttcctgcttctgttgtacttaaaaaaaaattgctattactttttgagtctttggtgagctgttcttcaaattattGTTTGTCCTTCCtaatgctcctttctattttccaagAATATGTTTCAGTAACCACAAATACAGGTTCTTCAAGGGTACCGACTCAAGCTCATTGTTCTACATAAGTGGCTGTGAGAAGATACATTAGTTATGTGTACCTCCTGATCCCACAATTTAGAAGTGTGTGAAAGAGTATCTCTCCGGATTACAGCATTCCAGATACTATGCTCACAGGTTTCTATGGAGAGTTTTCCTTGTGAAGGACAGAAGGGCCAGTTAAGCTATTGCTGAACTCTCCAAACCTTTAGATTTGGGAAAAAAACAGCATTTAGGAGAGATTTCCTCCAAACAATTGGCCTTGGGAGAAAAATGTTAATGTGACTGTAGAATTTCAGGATCTGTTTAAAGTTTATCTAAATATGCTTTTATTTCATACATCACTTACCCAAGTCTTATCTTGTTGGGTTTAATATAAATATATCAAACACTGACATAGCTGCCTAGAAAAGTGAGGCATGAAGCTGTACTCCCAGGAATTCTTTATTGCACCTGTTGTATATGCATGAGGCGCTTTCTCAGAAAAGGAAGCTGGTACTGTTCTGTATTTCTTCACCATTCTGAAGCAGCATATCGTATAGTCTAGCCTGGTTAGATAGATAATCTGATCAGTTTGCAAGTTTTCTGGCTGCCTCTTTCCTGTATCTAATGAGAAAGCATGTTCTATAGGTTCATCTTTTGTTCCAACCTATAGCCATTCTGTCTGTGACTGGTTTATTCCAAATCACTCATTTGTAACCAGAGGTGCACTTGTCTATCACAAAACAGACTAAGACTTTACCTGTGAACCTTACAAAGTGTCCTGGGATTTTTTATAAGAGGCTTTTTGACTGTAAAGCTCCTTTTCAAATATCACTTGTAAATAAAGGTCCATTAGGGTTTAAATACTCTCAACTCTCAAAGAAAAACTAAATATGGCTCAACTGCACTATTAagcagaacattcccactttcaGATACTGTTTGCTTCTGTTACAATACATTGGTGTTCAATGCTGCAATTTCAAAACATACACTGAAACCACTGTTTATATAAAAATCACAgtaaaaaattaaattttcacaTTTGTTTAGGTGCTGTCCCTCCCAATATAGCTTTGTTCTCAGACTGGTTTTTTTGGTTCACTTTGTTTTAACCTAAAAAAGCCAGAAAAATGAGCACGTCTTAATATTTGTAGTGAACATCTCACTATGGGTAAAcctacactacccactggattggtgggtagtgatcaatctatcggggatcaatttattgcgtctagtgtagacacaataaaatcgatccccgattgctctgctgtcaactccggaactccaccgcggtgagaggcggaagcggagtcggcaggggagcagcagcaatcGACTCACCaccatcctcacagccaggtaaatcgacctaacatacgccaacttcagctatgctattcgcgcaGCTGAAGTtccatatcttaggtcgacctcctctcccctccacagTGTAGACCTAGTCTATGTCAATAGTTAGAAGTTTGCTCCTGTGATAACAAACTGTCAAAACTGCTTCATTTCAATAATGGCATAACAGATAGATTATACGTCTTGTTATAATTTCAGCAACATTCAGACAATTTAGTACAAAGATGGAAGCCAGGTTTACATAGCTGCAACCCCAAATGTAGTCATGTCCCCAGAAGAATGACTCCTCTGGGATAAAGATAACATGATGTGCTATCAGAGCATTCAGCCTCCTAACCAACCTTGCAGAGTTGGCTGTCTCCCTCTCTAGAGAGAAAGAGCCTGTTGGTTTTGTTGGGCAGGGCTAAGTAAATAGAGCATCTGGGGGCCTTACCTCTTCTGTTTGACTGTGATGCCTTTCTCCTGTAGGGCCTTCTCATTGGCCATATGCAGAAGCTGGATCTCCTTCCGGGAAAAAAGCCGTATGGCAAAGGCTTTCTCCAGCAGCTTCTCGGGAGATATTGACTTGGCAATGTCCCTAACAAAAGCTCGAATGTCTTGCTGCACATTGTCCGACTCTATGGGCTGCCCGGCTCTCACTTTGTGGAAGACTTTGAGAAGGGCTAGTGCAATCCGATAGAGCACCTTGTAGCCCTCCACTAGGAACACATCGAAGACCCGAGCAACATACACCAAGGGCAGCTCTCCAAAGAGCCACCGCTGCCAGTCAGAGTACACCTCCAGCACGTCCTCAGACACTGCCAccatcagcttgtgtgctgcctggCAGTACTTGTTAACCAGGTCACCAAAGGTCATACAGGAGGACTCGAACGCCAGGAATGTCTGGTCAATGAGCCGCTTGGATGGGTCATTGCAAGCAAGGATGCGACAAACCATCTCGAAACACTCTGCCTCATCCTTGCTGTAGTGGAGGAGCAGAGCCACCACAGAAGGCAGCGCTGGGCAGAATGATATGTCAGGGAACTGATTTGCAATGCAGCAGATTAtcttcctgactgccccaatGCCCTCTGCATTCAAACAGTAATTGGGAACCAGACTGTTATCCACAAATTCTGGCAATGGCAGGGTGCCAGCATTACGCTTGCCAATGATCTTCACAACAATATCCCTGTACACGTTTGCATCTGGTGTCACTGTGCGGCATGGGATGTTCCCAATTAGCTTCAGGTATACTTTGGCTCTCAAAGAGTGATTCTTGGCCCAACAGCCCTGTCGGGCAAGCTGTTTGAACTCCTGGAAATCGGTGCAGATTAGCTCCTTTGAGTCCTGCACCTGGATTGTGGCATCCATCTTGTCCCAATCCACAAAGCGGCTATATTCATCCATGGCTGCAGAGAATGTTTTCACAGAAAGACAGAAGAGTAAAGACCTTATTCAGGCATTAGGGGACTCGTACTTTTTcctggaagagaaagaaaagaatgtTTAGCAGTTTCTCGTGACAGATCATTTCCCATCCTCTTCAGAGCAAAGAAATTCAGGTTGCTCTGTGTTGCTATGAAGATGTGGGTTCCCACTGCAAGCAAGTTCCCAGATGCTGatttttgtttaatatatttaatccCATTTTCAAACCACAGCATGTTCTTAATCCACATTTAACTGGTACATTCAAAAATCAGCCCAGTGTAGATTCTAAACACATTCCAACATGCAGTTTCCCTAATACAGCTGTTCTGGCTAGAGACTTCTCTTCATATTTGCACAAGCTCAAGTTATGGTTGCATTAACTGTGTAATGAAGAAGATGCTGCCATCCTACTGATTCAAAGGCAGCCATTGTGAGGTGTTGTCTAATACCAGCCTCTCCCCCTTGATTTTAATGGAAGGTGAAGATTACCTGGACTGTAAGCATTTAGCGTAATGCACTGGCCTGTGGGTTCGTGAGCTTTCATACATACACTTGTATGATCAAGTCACCCTCTAGTGGCTGTCCCACAAAGAGATGACATATTATTAACATCAGAAGAGCTCCTTTAAAAAACACAGATCTTTGCCACATGAGCTAGAGCTGAGCGATCAGGGTTCTAGGCCCCAACTCCTCAGGGAGGGCACACATGCATGAGTTATCTAATAATTACAATTGTGGCCTAAAACAACTGGATTTgttatgtttcagagtagcagccatgttagtctgtatccgcaaaaagaacagaagtacttgtggcaccttagagactaacaaatgtatttgagcataagctttcgtgggttacagcccacttcatcggatgcacagaatggaacattcTATTGTTACATTCGGCAGGGACAGTCATTTTACCTCTTCATAGTAAAGCATGATGTACAGCTATGATGCTACACAGCGATGTTAATAAATAAGAGTAAAGATTATCAGTGTTCCAGAAAACAAACGACTCCCCTCTCCATAAATTAGAGTGTTTTAGGAAATTAACATTTACAGAGAAGTTCATTCTCAACAATAAGttgcattaaaaatattttgaaatgccTAAGCTAGATACCTTGCCCATGAAAGCTATTCTTTCCCCATTAAAGGGAAGCAAAAACCTTTCCCTACTCAAAGCAAACATGTTTATAAATACACAATCAGTGCTAGCTACAACAACAATAACTCTGATCCAAATAGCTGTAGATCCTACTTGAATATTCATCTGGATAT
The nucleotide sequence above comes from Mauremys reevesii isolate NIE-2019 linkage group 10, ASM1616193v1, whole genome shotgun sequence. Encoded proteins:
- the TBC1D24 gene encoding TBC1 domain family member 24 produces the protein MDEYSRFVDWDKMDATIQVQDSKELICTDFQEFKQLARQGCWAKNHSLRAKVYLKLIGNIPCRTVTPDANVYRDIVVKIIGKRNAGTLPLPEFVDNSLVPNYCLNAEGIGAVRKIICCIANQFPDISFCPALPSVVALLLHYSKDEAECFEMVCRILACNDPSKRLIDQTFLAFESSCMTFGDLVNKYCQAAHKLMVAVSEDVLEVYSDWQRWLFGELPLVYVARVFDVFLVEGYKVLYRIALALLKVFHKVRAGQPIESDNVQQDIRAFVRDIAKSISPEKLLEKAFAIRLFSRKEIQLLHMANEKALQEKGITVKQKRQNVHLAVHAENFKSEIVSVKEMRDIWSWIPERFALCQPLLLFTTLEHGCSLNRFYSHSEGHEPTLLVIKTTAKEVCGAYLSTDWSERRRGGNKLSFFGTGECFVFRLQPEVERYEWVIIKHPELAMTTSEPRAKSMQVSTVLCSSSIPSDSSDRLSPFLAARHFNLPSKTASMFMAGSNECIIIGGGDGQALYLDADLNHGRTSHCNTFNNQPLCSENFQISAMEVWGFKDTMNV